TACTGCATGCCCGAGGAGGGCCTGCAGTGGCTGTCCAAGTCGGAGCTCCTCAGCGATGACGAGATCGTCCGCCTCATCCGCATCGCCGTGACCCGGCTCGGCATCACCGAGGTCCGCTTCACCGGCGGCGAGCCGCTCCTGCGCCCCGGCCTCGTCGGCATCATCGAGCGCTGCGCCCAGCTGGAGCCGCGCCCCAGGATGTCCCTGACGACGAACGGCATCGGCCTCAAGCGCACCGCCGCCGCCCTCAAGGCCGCGGGCCTGGACCGGGTGAACGTCTCCCTGGACACGCTGCGCCCCGACGTCTTCAAGACCCTCACCCGCCGCGACCGCCACAAGGACGTCCTGGAAGGCCTCGAAGCCGCCCGTGACGCCGGCCTGACCCCGGTCAAGGTCAACACGGTCCTGATGCCGGGCCTGAACGAGGACGAGGCCCCCGACCTGCTCGCCTGGGCCGTGGAGAACGACTACGAACTCCGGTTCATCGAGCAGATGCCGCTGGACGCCCAGCATGGCTGGAAGCGCGACGGAATGATCACCGCCGGTGACATCCTCACCTCGCTGCGTACGCGCTTCGAGCTCACCGAGGAGGGCTCCGGCGAGCGCGGCTCCGCGCCGGCCGAGCGCTGGGTCGTGGACGGCGGCCCGCACCGCGTAGGCGTCATCGCCTCCGTGACCCGCCCCTTCTGCTCGGCCTGCGACCGCACCCGCCTCACTGCCGACGGCCAGGTCCGCACCTGCCTGTTCGCCAGGGAGGAGACCGACCTCCGAGCGGCCCTGCGGGCGAACGACGAGGCCGGCACCGAGGGCTCGGACGAGGAGATCGCCCGCATCTGGAAGCTGGCGATGTGGGGCAAGAAGGCAGGCTCGGGCCTGGACGACCCGAAGTTCCTGCAGCCGGACCGCCCGATGTCAGCGATCGGCGGCTGAGCGTTCGCTTGGGCTGTACGATTCCTCCGTCGTGAACCGGTGGTTGCCGGTCACGAGGAAGGGCCCGGCTCCTGCCAGAGCCAGGCCCTCCGCACAGTGATTCACGAGCCCGGTCGCCCAACACTCGACCGGGCTCGCTGCGTACAGCAGCGCCGGTCGCGACCGTCTCATGGGTGGGCGCCGAGCTTTTCCTTGAACTTCGCGGCATGCGTGAAGCCACCGACAGCCGCTGTCAGGCGGCGAGTTGGGCGGGGGTGGGCGATTGTGCGGGGGCTGTGGGGCTAGGCCTCGGGGGATTTCCATTCGGCGAGCGGCACGACATCCTTCAACATGCCGCGTACGCCGAGGAATTGAGAGAGGTGCTCGCGGTGTTCACCACATGCGAGCCACGTCTTGCGGCGCTCAGGAGTATGGATCTTCGGGTTGTTCCAGGCGAGCACCCAGACCGCGGCGGCGCGGCAGCCCTTGGCGGAACAGATCGGTGTTTCGTCGCTCACGAGTTACGTCCAAGTGCGTTCAAAACAAGGCGACGCCGAGCAGCCACGGGGGGAGCTGCCCGGCGTCGGTCTGTCGCTCCGACGGGGGATGCGGAGCGCGTACGAAGTATGTCATGGGGGACCCTGTACCCGGGACCTGAACTACATGATTCATCTGAGGATTTCTTGAGCTTGGCGCAACGTCGACGGTCAGTTCTGGTGGCCTGACGGAGCGTTGGGCTCGCCCGGCGAGGAGCCCGCGCCGGCTTCCGGGACGGGTTCCGCGGCCTCGGTGCGCAGGGGTGGCGGCGCGAGTACCGGCCGGGACGGCGCCGGTACGAAGGTCGACGGCAGTGAAGGAGCGTTCTCCCGGCCCGCGTTGGCGATCACCACGGAGATGTACGGGAGGAGGATGCCGAGCACCAGTGCGACGAGGGCGACATGCCGCTCGACGTTCCACAGCACCGCCGCGGCAATGACCGAAAGAGTACGGATCGACATCGAGATCACGTACCGCCGCTGCCGGCCGCGCACGTCGTCCGCGAGTCCCTGCCGGGCCCCTGTGATCCGGAAGACCTGGGCGCCGCTCTGCTTCCGCATCACATTCCACCGCCTGCTCACAAGAAGCCGGGCACTCCCCGGCCCGGACCAGGTCCACGTTACGCCGGGGCTGCGCAGCCTTCGAGACCGGGGCGGGCCTCTTCTCGGTGTCCTGTCTGCGTCATGCCACGTATGGGGGTGCCCGACATGCGCCGTATGGAGGATCGGCCGAGACTTGCCGTAATGCTCATGTTGAGCCGAATGAGGAGGCAGCTATGAGCTGGTTGTGGGCCATCGTCGTGGGATTCGTGCTGGGGCTGATCGCCAAGGCGATCCTGCCCGGGAAGCAGCACAGTCCGCTCTGGCTGACCACGATCTTCGGCATCATCGGCGCGATCATCGGCAACTCGCTTGCCTCCGCGTTCGGCATCGATGACACCCGGGGCATCGACTGGGGCCGACACGCCCTGCAGCTCGTGGCGGCCCTCGTCGTCGTGGGCGTCGGAGACATGGCGTACAAGATGATCAAGGGCAACAGGCAACGCGCCTGACCTGCGAGTACGTGACATGCGAGGGGGGCCGGTCCCTGAGGACCGGCCCCCCTCGCACGCGTACGGGAACGCGGGTCAGCCCGCGGTGACCTCAGTGACCTCGACCGCGGCCAGGTTCTTCTTGCCCCGGCGCAGCACGAGCCAGCGTCCGTGCAGCAGCTCGTCGCGGGACGGGACGGCGTCCTCGGCGGTGATCTTCGCGTTGTTCACGTACGCCCCGCCTTCCTTGACCGTGCGCCGGGCCGCGGACTTGCTCGCCACCAGGCCGACCTCCGCGAGGAGGTCCACCACCGGGCCGAGCTCCGAGACCTGGACGCGCGGCAGCTCGGAGAGGGCCGCGCTCAGCGTCGCCTCGTCGAGGTCGCCCAGCTCGCCCTGGCCGAAGAGCGCCTTGGACGCGGCGATCACCGCGGCGCACTGGTCGGCGCCGTGCACCAGCGTCGTCAGCTCCTCGGCGAGCGCACGCTGGGCCGCACGGGCCTGCGGACGCTCCTCGGTGAGCTTCTCGATCTCCTCGAGCTCCTCGCGGGACTTGAAGCTGAGGATGCGCATGTACGTCGAGACGTCCCGGTCGTCCACGTTCAGCCAGAACTGGTAGAACGCGTACGGCGTGGTCATCTCCGGGTCGAGCCAGACGGCGCCGCTCTCGGACTTGCCGAACTTGGTGCCGTCCGCCTTGACCATCAGTGGCGTGCCGACGGCGTGCACCGCGGCGTCCGGCTCCAGGCGGTGGATCAGGTCGATGCCCGCAGTGAGGTTGCCCCACTGGTCGCTGCCGCCGGTCTGCAGCGTGCAGCCGTAGCGGCGGTACAGCTCCAGGAAGTCCATGCCCTGGAGGAGCTGGTAGCTGAACTCCGTGTACGAGATGCCCTCCTGGGACTCCAGGCGGCGGGCCACGGAGTCCTTGGTCAGCATCTTGTTCACGCGGAAGTGCTTGCCGATGTCCCGCAGGAACTCGATCGCGGACATGCCCGCGGTCCAGTCCAGGTTGTTGACCATGACCGCGGCGTTCTCGCCCTCGAAGGACAGGAACGGCTCGATCTGCCCGCGCAGCCGGGACACCCAGTTCGCGACCGTCTCCGGGTCGTTCAGGGTGCGCTCGGCGGTCGGCCGCGGGTCACCGATCTGGCCCGTGGCGCCACCGACCAGCGCGAGCGGGCGGTGCCCGGCCTTCTGGAGCCGGCTGACGGTGAGGACCTGCACCAGGTGCCCGACGTGCAGGCTGGCCGCGGTCGGGTCGAAGCCGCAATAGAACGTGACGGGACCGTCCGCGAGCGCCTTGCGCAGTGCATCTTCGTCAGTGGACAGGGCGAAGAGACCCCGCCACTTCAGCTCGTCGACGATGTCCGTCACGGTCTTGTGTCTCCTTGAAAGGTTCTGCGAAGGGTTTCTGGCCGGTACCGCTTGGTACCGGCCAGTCTATGGGCGTCACATCCATGGGCGTCACACGCCTTGGCTGACCGAGCTCATGTTGAAGTCGGGGATCCGGAGGGCGGGCATCGCGGCCCGGGTGAACCAGTCGCCCCACTCCCTGGGCAGCGTCTTCTCCGTGCGCCCGGCCTCCGATGCCCGCGACAGCAGGTCCACCGGCGACTCGTTGAAGCGGAAGTTGTTGACCTCGCCCACGACCTCGCCGTTCTCGACGAGATAGACGCCGTCCCGGGTCAGCCCGGTGAGCAGCAGGGTCGCCGGATCGACCTCACGGATGTACCAGAGGCAGGTCAGGAGCAGCCCCCGCTCCGTGCTCGCCACCATCTCCTCCAGGGAGCGGTCGGTGCCGCCGTCCAGGATGAGGTTGTCGATGGCGGGGGCCACCGGCAGGCCGGTCAGGCCCGCGCTGTGCCGGGTGCTGGTCAGATGCGCGAGCTCGCCCGCGCGCACCCAGTCGGTGGCGGCCAGCGGAAGCCCGTTGTCGAAGACGGACGAGTCGCCGCCCGAGGCGTGCGCGAGTACGAAGGGCGCGGACTCCAGACCCGGCTCGTTCGGGTCGCTGCGCAGCGTCAGGGGCAGCTCGGCGAGCCGGTCGCCGACGCGGGTGCCGCCGCCCGGCCTGGAGAACACCGTCCGGCCCTCGGCCGCATCCCTGGCCGACGCCGACCACAGCTGGTAGATCAGCAGGTCGGCCACGGCGGTCGGCGGAAGCAGCGTCTCGTACCGTCCCGCGGGCAGATCGACGCGACGCTGGGCCCAGCCCAGCCGCTTGGCGAGCTCCGCGTCGAGCTCCCCCGGGTCGACGTCCTGGAAGTCCCGGGTCGCACGGCCCGCCCACGCGGACTTCGTGCGGTCGGGGGACTTGGCGTTGAGCTCCAGGGTCCCGTTGGGCTGGTCGTGCCGCAGGCGCAGGCCAGTCGACGTACCGAGGTAGCTCGACACGAGCTCGTGGTTCGCGAAGCCGTACAGCTCACGGCCGCCCGCGCGGGCCCTGGCGAAGGCCTCCCCGAGTGCGGGAGCGAAGTCGTCGAAGACCGCGGAGGACGTCTCGGCGGGCGCGTCCCTGAAGTCCGCGGACTCCTTGCCCCCGGTGACCAGCGGCTGCGCGTCCTCGGCGGGACCCGCCCCGCGCGCGGCGTGCTCGGCGGCGCGGACCAGGGGCTCCAGCTCGGCGGCGGTCACGGCCGAGCGCGAGACGACGCCCGAGGCGGTGCCCTCCTTGCCGTCGACGGTCGCGATGACGGTGAGGGTGCGGCCGCGGGTGACGCCGTTGGTGGTCAGGGCGTTGCCCGCCCAGCGCAGGTTCGCGGTCGAGTGCTCGTCGGCGATGACGACACAGCCGTCGGCGGTGGACAGTCCGAGGGCGCGCTCGACGATCTCGTACGGCTTGCTGTTACGGCTCATCGGCCCGCCTCCTGCGTCGTATTGAGACTGTGCTCTCCCGGGGGGCAACCCCCGGACCCCCGGCCGGTTCCGGGGTTGCCGCCGCTCATCGACCCGCCTCCTGCGTCGTATTGAGGATGTTCACGCCCCGGAACAGGGCCGAGGGGCAGCCGTGCGAGACGGCCGCGACCTGGCCCGGCTGGGCCTTGCCGCAGTTGAAGGCGCCACCGAGCACATACGTCTGCGGGCCGCCGACCGCCGTCATCGAACCCCAGAAGTCGGTGGTCGTCGCCTGGTATGCGACATCGCGCAGCTGACCGGTGATGCGGCCGTTCTCGATGCGGTAGAAGCGCTGCCCGGTGAACTGGAAGTTGTACCGCTGCATGTCGATCGACCACGACCGGTCGCCCACCACGTAGATACCGCGGTCCACGCCCGCGATCAGGTCCTCGGTCGAGAGCCCGCCCGGATCCGGCTGGAGCGACACGTTCGCCATGCGCTGCACCGGCACATGGCCGGGGGAGTCCGCGTAGGCGCAGCCGTTGGAGCGTTC
This Streptomyces sp. NBC_01283 DNA region includes the following protein-coding sequences:
- the moaA gene encoding GTP 3',8-cyclase MoaA, with the translated sequence MLIDTYGRVATDLRVSLTDKCNLRCTYCMPEEGLQWLSKSELLSDDEIVRLIRIAVTRLGITEVRFTGGEPLLRPGLVGIIERCAQLEPRPRMSLTTNGIGLKRTAAALKAAGLDRVNVSLDTLRPDVFKTLTRRDRHKDVLEGLEAARDAGLTPVKVNTVLMPGLNEDEAPDLLAWAVENDYELRFIEQMPLDAQHGWKRDGMITAGDILTSLRTRFELTEEGSGERGSAPAERWVVDGGPHRVGVIASVTRPFCSACDRTRLTADGQVRTCLFAREETDLRAALRANDEAGTEGSDEEIARIWKLAMWGKKAGSGLDDPKFLQPDRPMSAIGG
- a CDS encoding DUF3099 domain-containing protein, which translates into the protein MRKQSGAQVFRITGARQGLADDVRGRQRRYVISMSIRTLSVIAAAVLWNVERHVALVALVLGILLPYISVVIANAGRENAPSLPSTFVPAPSRPVLAPPPLRTEAAEPVPEAGAGSSPGEPNAPSGHQN
- a CDS encoding GlsB/YeaQ/YmgE family stress response membrane protein; translated protein: MSWLWAIVVGFVLGLIAKAILPGKQHSPLWLTTIFGIIGAIIGNSLASAFGIDDTRGIDWGRHALQLVAALVVVGVGDMAYKMIKGNRQRA
- the tyrS gene encoding tyrosine--tRNA ligase gives rise to the protein MTDIVDELKWRGLFALSTDEDALRKALADGPVTFYCGFDPTAASLHVGHLVQVLTVSRLQKAGHRPLALVGGATGQIGDPRPTAERTLNDPETVANWVSRLRGQIEPFLSFEGENAAVMVNNLDWTAGMSAIEFLRDIGKHFRVNKMLTKDSVARRLESQEGISYTEFSYQLLQGMDFLELYRRYGCTLQTGGSDQWGNLTAGIDLIHRLEPDAAVHAVGTPLMVKADGTKFGKSESGAVWLDPEMTTPYAFYQFWLNVDDRDVSTYMRILSFKSREELEEIEKLTEERPQARAAQRALAEELTTLVHGADQCAAVIAASKALFGQGELGDLDEATLSAALSELPRVQVSELGPVVDLLAEVGLVASKSAARRTVKEGGAYVNNAKITAEDAVPSRDELLHGRWLVLRRGKKNLAAVEVTEVTAG
- a CDS encoding metallopeptidase TldD-related protein translates to MSRNSKPYEIVERALGLSTADGCVVIADEHSTANLRWAGNALTTNGVTRGRTLTVIATVDGKEGTASGVVSRSAVTAAELEPLVRAAEHAARGAGPAEDAQPLVTGGKESADFRDAPAETSSAVFDDFAPALGEAFARARAGGRELYGFANHELVSSYLGTSTGLRLRHDQPNGTLELNAKSPDRTKSAWAGRATRDFQDVDPGELDAELAKRLGWAQRRVDLPAGRYETLLPPTAVADLLIYQLWSASARDAAEGRTVFSRPGGGTRVGDRLAELPLTLRSDPNEPGLESAPFVLAHASGGDSSVFDNGLPLAATDWVRAGELAHLTSTRHSAGLTGLPVAPAIDNLILDGGTDRSLEEMVASTERGLLLTCLWYIREVDPATLLLTGLTRDGVYLVENGEVVGEVNNFRFNESPVDLLSRASEAGRTEKTLPREWGDWFTRAAMPALRIPDFNMSSVSQGV